A stretch of DNA from Esox lucius isolate fEsoLuc1 chromosome 18, fEsoLuc1.pri, whole genome shotgun sequence:
GGCATAGATGATGAAGATGACTAGGACACTGGTCACCCCGATCCAGAACATTAGGTACTTCTCGTCGATCAGGGGAAAGATATCCGAGCAGACAGACTTCAGTTGCTTGCAGTTCCATCCCAGCAGGGGGAGCACTGCGAAGACAATGGAGATAGTCCACATCACGCAGAAGGCGATGACCGCCCTGGTCCGCGTGACGATGCGTCTGTAGGCCAGGGGCCTGTGGATGGAGATGTAGCGGTCGATAGCCGTGAGGAACAGGCTTCCCACGGAGGCCGTGAACGAAGCAGTGACTCCGCCTAGCTTGAAGAGGAACACGCTTGGCGTGTCTTTCCTGTGGAACACGTGGAAGTCCAAAAAGCTGTAGACGAAGATGACGCTGCCCAGCAGGTCGGCCACAGCCAGGCTCCCTATGAAGTGGTAGGAGGGGCGACAGCGCAGAGTTCGGGACTGGAGGATCACGAACAGCACAACGAGGTTCTCCAGCACAGTGAATGTGCCCAGGGTGAGTGACATCACTGCCACGGCCAGCTGCTGGCTTGGTGTCAGGATCATGAAGCATTCCATGTCCATGAAGTTCTCGCCACACTGAATGCCGGCGCCGTCGTCTTCAAAGCCGCTCCGGTTGCCAAACAGGTCCGTGGCATTGGTGGGGAAGAAAGGTATACCTTTGAAGATGAGTTCTTCATCGCCGGGCACCTTGTCTTGGAAAGAATTACCACGGAAGGCAGAGAGGGGTTTCTGGACGGACAATCTGCCCTTGGTGAAGTCAGCGTTGATGGTGGCATCATCGTAGCTGGCATCGTTGGAGCCCAGATACTGCAGTCCAGAGGTTATAGTCCGGAAGGTAGTGTCTGCCACACCATCCAGCACAGACTTCATGACTGGGCCAAATGGGTGCACAATGCAGTCTAAGGTGATCGGTCCCTGTTTAACCTGTGAAACGACGAGAGAAATGTTTGTCGACATGTCAACGTGCCAACATTGAAAAGGAGAAATTAGGAAACACAGCCAGATTGATATTCCCTCATCACAGTTGACAACGCTTGAATCACATATTCCATCGCCAGAATTCAACCATATCTTGGTTTTTCCTCACATTGTTTGATGGAGCAAAGTCATCAGGCTGTTGTAATTAAAATACAAGATATACTGTGTAATTATGGATTCTATAAATCTTGCATTATCACTTAAGGAGTCTAAGAAACAGCCCTTTTAGTCAGTTTTTTTTGACCGAGTACACTAACCACAAGCAAAGGGAGTTGACTGGTTTTTAGATGTTTCCTTGCATGTTGGTGACACGGAAAGagcaattacatttctgttaGATGTGCAACACAAGAGACACAGGCTATTTCGTTTACGTGGGAACCCATTTCTGTCGGTTCAGATAAATCCAGCAGGTCAAGTCGGAGGTCACGACAGGATAGTGTTATAGTAAACCCCTTTGTTACTCTCGTAACCTTGGAGAAACGCGCTTCGTTTTAATAAGATGTCCCCACAGGACGGAGCAGATTCAGGTGCAGCCACAAAGGCTGACGGTGTACCCTATTTACACCGTTATCTTAACGGCTTCCGATTTTACTAAATGTTGTGGTCTATTTCCTAGTCCAAAATAAATTTTAACTTCCCCCCATTTACAAATTCAACAATAGGCCAAGATGAATATGCCCTACGTTGGATAACGTTTCACCTTCACCGTCTAACCTTTAATTTAAAGATATTTAGTTCGATGACATTGCATAGTCTTCGTTAACTTTTATGTAAATTTGTGGATGTCTGATGTGGGCTTTAGTGTTAAATTGCGTATTGTCAAATGAAAGAAACGATAGCCTACTAAATAATAGCAATACATTCGAATATACACAAGTAtgcatgtttctttaaaaacttaaagcggcaaataaaatacaagaaaaacaataatttacCTTCACATTGCTCGCCCAGGTGTAGACTCCCTCCACCCAAAATGTATCCAATCGTTAATCCAACCTTGACGCGCAATACAAGACCTAAAGCATTATGATAATCACAGCATAAATCTAAACACATTTATCTTTATAAAAAATGACTTTAACCAAGCATCCACCCATTCACTATGTATTACTTTATATGCTTTCTCGATTGGCGCCCAGTTCCTCTGCAGACAGTCAGACTGCCCTCTCATACAATGCGCCTCTCTTGCTGTGGACTGAAGTTGCGGCTGTTGCGATGCCTGAGTTCTCTCCGTATGAGCGTGAAGCATGGCTTTACAAAACCAAATCACGTGCTGCGAAATGCTCTCTGTATAGATTTCCACTGCCAACCCCAAAGCAGCCGTCAAGTGCAAGAACAACGGAGTATGCAGACACAATAAATAAACGGATTCAGTCCCAAAAGCCCATGCACTTGGACAAATGGGCAGCAGCACAAATCCTGAAATGTGCATTATTTTTTAGTGCATTATGACTCAAATAGGTTAACAGATAAGGTTAGTAGCAGACATCTGCGCATTTCTCAATGTCAGTGGTGTCATTATGAACAAAGACATTCTGCAGTTATAAGCTTATCTATCCGCATCGAACGAAAGTCTTGTTTTGAACAATGGCAACTACTGAATATAAATTAACTGACGTACAGAATAGGTCAAGGACGAGTTTTGTGTACCTTCAGGGTTTGTAGTTTTTATAACTTCATGCGTTGTAACATCTACTCATTTGGGATCACGAATTGCGCCGATCGATAAGCTATTTGTAGCTGATTAGGCcatgttttgtctttcttcAGTCATCTTCAGCCTCTTTTCAAACAGCTACATGAATGTGTACTTTCCCCCTGTCATGTTATTGTTGAAGGATTACACAGGCCATAGCAGAGAGAAGATCCAAGGACAATGTCTGTGAAATAGCACATTTTCAGTCTTGATAAATTACAGTCAAATTACTTCAAATACCTCAAACCTGGATTCCATGGTTGTGTATGAGAAAGAGTGTGGTTTTATTACGACATGTGTTTGCATACACACATATTGGTAGAGGCAATATACACAAACAATAATGATCTGAACGTGTTTAAGATTTGAGAATGAGTGAAAACCTTGTAAAAACTCTCCCATCTTAACTGACTTGCATTGGATTTTGTTACACTACATGCAGTAGGtaagtgtgagagagacagagagtgcaTTTCTacagatgttgtttttatatacGTGATGGTTTAGGCAATACTTTACATGCCAACAATTATTACGGTCTGATATTTACACAGATTTACATGACTTCATAAAAATTCTCCTGAGCCGATTGGGGATTGTTGTGGCGATGACAGGGCTGCAGGACAAACTGAGATACGTAAGAGATGTTGTAAGTCACCCACAATTTTCCTGGAGCGACTACATATTCACTCTTTTGAGTTAACATTTACAGTGGGCCTCTTGCCTCTCTCTCTAAACAACAGGAAGCATATTTTACAATCAACTTTCCTGCCACGTTCGGACTATGGTGCCACGTTCGGACTATGGTGATACCTGCCACGTTCGGACTATGGTGATACCTGCCACGTTCGGACTATGGTGCCACATTCGGACTATGGTGATACCTGCCACGTTCGGACTATGGTGCCACATTCGGACTATGGTGATACCTGCCACGTTCGGACTATGGTGATACCTGCCACGTTCGGACTATAGTGATACCTGCCACGTTCGGACTATGGTGATACCTGCCACGTTCAGACTATGGTGCCACTTTCGGACTATGGTGCCATGTTCGGACTATGGTGATACCATTTATGAAAACACAACAGAGACGGCTTTAAGTGCACTGTGGGATTTCTCCCAGAGTGAACTTTGCTTTATCAAAGAAAGCATGTTAAATACTCCTCACTGCATCCTACATCAAGTGAGCTGGTTCTCCTGTAGATCACCACATtattcacatttacattcagACCTAAAAAAGCTTCCAACATTCCTCACTTCtctaactaaataaaaaaaaacgagGCACCAAACCTGTTCACAGTGAAGGCTTGCGGTTCCACTAGTCAGTGCAGATGTAGCTACTCAAGATCCACTTTCTGCTTTAAAGAAGCAATGCCGATACACACACTAAGCCGCCAAGGACATATGAAGTGACAGGTTGGACATGTATGAAAATCAGGACAAAAACAGAATGACAGAATGTAAAAACCTTGTTTACAAACGTTAACAATGGcagcgtgagagagagaaagcacagCTGTTAGACAGCAGGTTCAATTACTAATGTGGTTGGGCCCTGAGACTGTGGTGGATGTGCATTCAACACTCTATAGTCAATACTGACAGCTCTAAATGATGTTTTAATAGGCTGTGGGCGACAGCCTCTAATCAACAAAAATACAGTAACAGATGAGGGTGATTGATgattatttctattttcttctgTTTATGTTCTTTTTTTAGTGCTGTTGATGTTTACGTACACATATGTTGGCCTCCAAGggtcaacaaaaaaaacattgattagGTTGAATGTAAAACTTTTCACTAGGCATTCTCCAAGCACCAATAGTTTGATTAACACTTTCATGAGTGTTGTAAAGCCAATCCTGTGCTCTAAAATAAGGAATTCTCTGCACTTTGTTGTGGAACACAAGCATCCATGGAGGCTAAGGTTTTCAAGCCCTCTCTCTTTGGACTACTAAAATCATCGTTTATGACTACatgtgttaacctttcatgtttacATGTGTAAACCTTTCATGTTTACATGTGTAAACCTTTCACGTGTGTTTGTCCCTCATCCCACTCACAAGGGCCCCTGTGATACTCTAAAACATAGTGGAACCTTTAGAATTCTGTCATAAATCAGGAATGAGCACACCCCACTGACTGCATGATTACGTTTGGTGACAACATTGTTCTAATAGCGCAAGCGCCGCAATTGACCATCCGGGCCTCACACCATATCATTTTGACCATCCGGACCTCACACCATATCATTTTGACCCTCCGGGCCTCACACCATATCATTTTGACCACCCGGGCCTCACACCATATCATATTGACCATCCGGGCCTCACACCATATCATTTTGACCATCCGGGCCTCACACCATATCATATTGACCATCCGGGCCTCACACCATATCATATTGACCATCCGGGCCTCACGCCATATCATTTTGACCACCCGGGCCTCACACCATATAATTTTGACCATCCGGACCTCACACCATATCATTTTGACCCTCCGGGCCTCACACCATATCATTTTGACCACCCGGGCCTCACACCATATCATATTGACCATCCGGGCCTCACACCATATCATTTTGACCACCCGGGCCTCACACCATATCATATTGACCATCCGGGCCTCACACCATATCATTTTGACCATCCGGGCCTCACACCATATCATTTTGACCATCCGGGCCTCACACCATATCATATTGACCATCCGGGCCTCACGCCATATCATTTTGACCACCCGGGCCTCACACCATATAATTTTGACCATCCGGACCTCACACCATATCATTTTGACCCTCCGGGCCTCACACCATATCATTTTGACCACCCGGGCCTCACACCATATCATATTGACCATCCGGGCCTCACACCATATCATTTTGACCATCCGGGCCTCACACCATATAATTTTCCCCCGTTTGGACTCAGGTCAGCACCATATCTTTTTGAGACCACTTTCTTTCATGAACGGAAACATCCAGTTCTGATCACTGTGATTAGGGTTCTATTGCAGACATAAGAAACTCTCTAGCTGATTTAAGGGAGAGACAGACTCATGAATCAAATGCATTTCCCATTACCAGTGATAGCCATTGGCTTTCTCTCCACCAACTGGCACCTAATTGCCTAAAGTAGCCCACCCCCATTGTACttctacacattttattgttacaacatgaaatcaaaatggatttaattagggGTTTTTGGCCCTGTATCAGCACAAAAATAAggccataatgtcaaagtgaaaaattcaACCTGCAAAATTGCTCTACATTAGTTTTGACCTGTGACataacaatacacagacacatataatTCATTGGCAGTTTCCGCTACACGTTACTGTCCATGATCACTAGACCAACAACCTGCATCACAAGCCAGGAAGGATGAACTGAATCGGTCGGTTGAGAATGATGATTCGCCGATCCCATTCAGCGGATGGCTAAGCCTTGAAGTTCCACTAGTCTGTACTAGTCCATACAGATCTAAGCAACTGTAGGACCACTATATAGGGAACAGAGTGCCATTGAAGACGCATCCTTCGAGTGCTAAATAGTCTCCAGTCTGATCACACAGCCTGACTCTCTTTGTATTGGGAGCTACACTGACGAGTTGGGTTTTCTAGATTTTACAATGTCAACCGTCCGTGAGCTCCTCATCCATCTCCCAGCCTAACTGATCTGTCCTGGCTGCTTGCTTAACCAACTCCCAACCTGATGGGCTAAATTATCCCCTGACACCTAAACCCTACAAATATGGCACTGATTAAAAGTGCTGCATTATATAAGTAACGGGTAACCCAGTGAATTGAAACCAAATTGCCTAGAACAGGACGGACTGCAACGACTCCATCATTTCTAGACAAGCGTTAATGAAAAGCAGTGATTATGGTAATCGTAGTGCATAATGAATCTTTTGGTAATAAAGGATTTGATAAGAAGTCAAATTTGATTAAACGCTGCGCTTTGTCATGTACTGACGAGCTAACAAATGGATACatggctgtgttgtttggcCAGAGTTAAAACAGTAAACATTgatataattgtattttcagtTTTAAGCAAGAATCTGAAGATGCagagaaaagcaaaaaaggaaaaacaagttGAGCCCTGATGCATCCATAAATAGCCACAATACAGCAATGATCTATTTATGGGTGTGCATCAGTTCTTCTGTATTCAGTTTTGATAAATTACTGTTTCTCCATCCTTTGATTAATCTAGCAGCAGTTTGTGGTACGCCAGAATATCTCTGTGCAAGTTTTTTACTTGGAAAGAAGCtgtgtttgtaaaaacaaaatgcaagtaACCTGCAATTTCAACttcatttcaaatgtacatttacaaaaagaatgactgcataaaataaataatgcaaatacTGACCTATATCGTGTCCTCGACAACGGGcagattacattatttcataattGTGCCACAGAAAGACCACCGAACACATAAATCTGAAACATCAGGTCATCATTTCCACTCATCATGGTGAGAGCAAGCCAATTGATCAGACAATGGGAGCTTACGGAGCTGAAACTGggacaacaaaatacattataaacatTGTGAATTAAGTTTGCTGGAATACTACACTGCtaatgatgtaaaaaaaaaacggtgTCGTTTAGGACTGCAGGGCATATGAAGTCATGAGACGTGCGCTTTTACAGTGTAGGCAGATCCTAACACACCAGTGTTGGACAACAGGATCTTGCTAGTTTGTGTTTGGGACTGCCCACATCCTTTCCTAGGTTCTTCCCACTCGGCTTCACCAGCCTCCCATTGGAAACAACACCTTGTGGGCTATCAAAAATATGGTAAAAATCTTTGCCAATACCATTTCTTTAGAGAGAGAGTTTGTTTTTATACAGAGCTGAAATGAACAATATCTCCTTTCAGTTTCAATGACAGTAATCTTCAAATAAAGGCTTTACTTTTCATGAAATGTTGTAAATTGGTTTGATtactgctgaaaggtgaatggCAAATCTTGTGAGAAACAAACCCCTACTGTGTAAAAAACAAATCCCCTACATGGATGATGAATTTAGGGCTGGTGTGAGGCTTAAAACTCCATGTTGGATTATGATATGAGGATAAAAAGGTACAAGACTACAGGCGTTCTCCTGATATTGAAAAGTCTTTTAAAATATACTGGGACAGAAATCCGTTTTATGTTTGTATCTGGAAGAACTTCAAGGTACAATACTGATAACGTGGCGTATCATTTATTCTTGTTTTGCAGGCAAATCATCCGTTTCATTATGGCCACAACACGCCTGTCTGCATTTCTGACTTAATGCTAACTTCCTTCCATTTATCAATTTGGGGCCTCTTGAGCCCCCATGTTGTGtttcttttacaaaaaataaatctgccaGAAACGGAAATCATTGTTTGAAATCATGTGTAAAAGTCAGTACACCCCCTGAGTTGTCTTTTTGTTACATAATTGGACACAAGGATATTTTAGCTAAACCCCAACCACATTTATTTGTAAAGGTAAcccaattaaataaataaaaatcacacaaacaaatataacaTTGAAATCAATCATGCAATAACAATGAACAGAAATGCAGTTACTGTCCTTAAGCAGAAAAAAGTTACAACACCCTTACTTTTACCATCAtgtaaaatggctaaaattatAATCAGGTGGCCACAACAGGtaacaattataagaaaatcaTTATAGCAACTTGATAGGCTACCATAAAGATAAGAAGCTTGATCTGGTATGGTCTGAAATAGGACTGTGATGGTAACTGAAAAAATGCAAAACgtaatagaaaaataatacaaacgGAGTAATGTAACAAAAGGAACAGTTATGGATGAACAGTcaggaaaataatacaaatgagGTAATGAAACAAAAGGAACAGTTATGGATGAACAGTCAGGAAAATAATACAAGCGGGGTAATGTAACAAAAGGAGCCGGTTATGGATGAACAGTCaggaaaataatacaaacagGGTAACAAAACAGCAGCTATTGAAGTCAGGGGTGTACTTACCTTTTCCGCACAATGGAAGATTCAGTCAAATGTTTAATGAATAAATGATAGGAAAGTATAATCTTTTAGTGCCATTTGTTAAATTACTTAATCTGTTaatagtgttgaagtgaagattactTACAGtaaggagaacaagtatttgatacactgccgattttgcaggttttcctacttacaaagtataggtctgtcatttttataataggtactcttcaactgtgagagatggaatctaaaacaaaaatccagaaaatcacattgtatgatttttttataataaaaaaaatcacctactaaccagtaagaataCCGGcttggtttttctttaagaagccctcctgttctccactcattacttgtattaactgcacctttttgaactcgttccctgtataaaagacacctgtccacacactcaatcaaacagactccaaactctctacaatggccaagaccagagagctgtgtaaggacatcagggataaaattagacctgcacaaggctgggatgggctacaggacaataggcaagcagcttggtgagaaggcaacaactgttggcgcaattattagaaaatggaagaagttcaagatgatggtcaatctccctcagtctggggctccatgcaagatctcacctcgtggggcatcaatgatcatgaggaagttaagggatcagcccagaactacacggcaggacctggtcaatgacctgaagagagcttgaccacagtctcaaagaaaaccattagtaacacactacgccgtcatggattaaaatcctgcagcgcacgcaaggtccccctgctcaagccagcacatgttcaggtccgtctgaagtttgcgattgaccatttggatgatccagaggaggaatgggaaaaggtaatgtggtctgatgagacaaaaataaagctttttggtctaaactccattcgctTTGTTTGGAgggagaagaaggatgagtacaaccccaagaacaccatcccaaccgtaaagcatggaggtggaaacatcattctttggggatgcttttctgcaaaggggacaggacgactgcaccgtattgaggggaggatggatggggccatgtatcgagagatcttggccaacaacctccttccctcagtaagagcattgaagatgggtcgtggctgggtcttccagcatgacaacgacccgaaacacacacccaagggaactaaggagtggctccgtaagaagcatctcaaggtcctggagtggcctagccagtctccagacctgaacccaatagaaaatctttggagggagctgaaaatccgtattgcccagcgacagcctcgaaacctgaaggatctggagaatgtctgtatggaggagtgggccaaaatcccctgctgcagtgtgtgcaaacctggtcaagaactacaggaaacgtatgatctctgtaattgcaaacaaaggtttctgtaccaattattaagttctgcttttctgaagtatcaaatacttacgtcatgcaaaaaaaagctAATTAGTTTATct
This window harbors:
- the cnr1 gene encoding cannabinoid receptor 1, giving the protein MKSVLDGVADTTFRTITSGLQYLGSNDASYDDATINADFTKGRLSVQKPLSAFRGNSFQDKVPGDEELIFKGIPFFPTNATDLFGNRSGFEDDGAGIQCGENFMDMECFMILTPSQQLAVAVMSLTLGTFTVLENLVVLFVILQSRTLRCRPSYHFIGSLAVADLLGSVIFVYSFLDFHVFHRKDTPSVFLFKLGGVTASFTASVGSLFLTAIDRYISIHRPLAYRRIVTRTRAVIAFCVMWTISIVFAVLPLLGWNCKQLKSVCSDIFPLIDEKYLMFWIGVTSVLVIFIIYAYMYILWKAHHHAVRMLSRTSQKSLVVYSADGTKVQSTRPEQTRMDIRLAKTLVLILVVLVICWGPVLAIMVYDLFWKMDDDIKTVFAFACMLCLLNSTVNPIIYALRSKDLRHAFMSSCQACRGSAQQLDNSLESDCQNRHITSHRAAESCVKTTVKIAKVTMSVSTETSAEAV